From Burkholderia savannae, a single genomic window includes:
- a CDS encoding esterase/lipase family protein, producing MARSMRSKAVAAAVAFAMSAAPAASIGTFLSLAGMQSAAAATTAVDTYAATKYPIILVHGLTGTDKYANVLEYWYGIQEDLQAHGATVYVANLSGFQSDDGPNGRGEQLLAYVQQVLAATGASKVNLIGHSQGGLTSRYVAAVAPQLVASVTTIGTPHRGSEFADFVQTVLAYDPTGLSSSVIAAFVNVFGILTSSNNNTNQNALAALKTLTTAQTATYNQNYPSAGLGAPGSCQTGAPTETVGGNTHLLYSWGGTAIQPTVSILGVTGATDTSTIPVVDPANALDPSTLAMLGSGTVMINRGSGANDGLVSRCSSLYGQVLSTSYKWNHLDEINQLLGVRGAYAEDPVAVIRTHANRLKTQGV from the coding sequence ATGGCCAGATCGATGCGATCCAAAGCAGTAGCGGCAGCCGTTGCATTCGCGATGAGCGCGGCGCCCGCCGCGAGCATCGGAACCTTCCTCTCGCTTGCAGGCATGCAATCCGCCGCGGCGGCGACGACAGCCGTGGACACCTACGCGGCGACCAAATACCCGATCATCCTCGTGCACGGCCTGACCGGCACCGACAAATACGCGAACGTTCTCGAATATTGGTACGGCATCCAGGAAGATCTGCAGGCGCACGGCGCGACCGTCTACGTCGCGAACCTGTCCGGCTTCCAGAGCGACGACGGGCCGAACGGCCGCGGCGAGCAATTGCTCGCGTACGTGCAGCAGGTGCTCGCCGCGACGGGCGCGTCGAAGGTGAACCTGATCGGCCACAGCCAGGGCGGGCTCACCTCGCGCTACGTTGCTGCGGTCGCGCCGCAGCTCGTCGCGTCGGTGACGACGATCGGCACGCCGCATCGAGGCTCGGAGTTCGCCGACTTCGTGCAGACCGTGCTGGCTTACGATCCGACGGGCCTGTCGTCGTCGGTGATCGCCGCGTTCGTCAATGTGTTCGGCATCCTGACGAGCAGCAACAACAACACGAACCAGAACGCGCTCGCCGCGCTGAAGACGCTCACGACAGCGCAGACCGCAACCTACAACCAGAACTATCCGAGCGCGGGGCTCGGCGCGCCGGGCTCGTGCCAGACGGGCGCGCCGACCGAGACGGTCGGCGGCAACACGCATCTGCTGTATTCGTGGGGCGGCACGGCGATTCAGCCGACGGTGTCGATTCTCGGCGTGACGGGCGCGACCGATACGAGCACGATTCCGGTCGTCGATCCGGCGAATGCGCTCGATCCGTCGACGCTCGCGATGCTCGGCTCCGGCACGGTGATGATCAATCGCGGTTCCGGCGCGAACGACGGACTCGTGTCGCGTTGCAGCTCGCTGTACGGCCAGGTGCTCAGCACGAGCTACAAGTGGAATCACCTCGACGAGATCAATCAGCTGCTCGGCGTGCGCGGCGCGTATGCGGAAGACCCGGTTGCGGTGATCCGCACGCATGCGAACCGGCTGAAGACGCAGGGTGTGTGA
- a CDS encoding lipase secretion chaperone, translating to MKGEGGIARRVALYGAAGVVAAGAVWYVVGAPAKHDAGAAGVAPAAAASAPAVAAAGADAGSGANALPKSLAGSSAPHLPLDAQGHLAKVRAVRDFFDYCLSAQNELSPQALDALVSREIAAQLDGTVAQGEALDVWKRYRAYLAELAKLPDGGAPGNKFDLATMQLALDQRASIASRTLGDWSAPFFGAEQQRQRYDLARLRIMQDASLTDAQKAARLAALEQQLPLDQRTELAREKQQKDAIAQIAQLQKSGASPDEMRAQLAQSLGAQAADRVAKMQQANDAWRAKYDEYAAQRAQIDAQNLAPQDRDAQVAQLRQRYFTEPGEALRAASLDRGGAATQTQ from the coding sequence ATGAAGGGTGAAGGCGGCATCGCGCGACGCGTCGCGCTCTATGGGGCGGCCGGCGTCGTTGCGGCCGGCGCGGTTTGGTACGTCGTCGGCGCGCCGGCGAAGCACGATGCCGGCGCGGCCGGCGTCGCGCCCGCCGCCGCCGCGTCGGCGCCCGCCGTCGCGGCGGCGGGCGCCGATGCGGGTTCCGGCGCGAACGCGCTGCCGAAGTCGCTGGCGGGCTCGTCCGCGCCGCATCTGCCGCTCGATGCGCAAGGCCATCTCGCAAAAGTGCGCGCGGTGCGCGACTTCTTCGATTACTGCCTGAGCGCGCAGAACGAGCTGAGCCCGCAGGCGCTCGATGCGCTCGTCTCGCGCGAGATCGCCGCGCAGCTCGACGGCACGGTCGCGCAGGGCGAGGCGCTCGACGTGTGGAAACGCTATCGCGCATATCTTGCCGAGCTCGCGAAGCTGCCGGACGGCGGCGCGCCCGGCAACAAGTTCGATCTCGCGACGATGCAGCTCGCGCTCGATCAGCGCGCGTCGATCGCGAGCCGCACGCTCGGCGACTGGAGCGCGCCGTTCTTCGGCGCCGAGCAGCAGCGGCAGCGCTACGATCTCGCGCGGTTGAGGATCATGCAGGACGCGTCGCTGACGGATGCGCAGAAGGCCGCGCGCCTCGCGGCGCTCGAGCAGCAGTTGCCGCTCGATCAACGCACCGAGCTCGCGCGTGAAAAGCAGCAGAAGGATGCGATTGCGCAGATCGCGCAACTGCAGAAGTCGGGGGCGTCGCCCGACGAAATGCGCGCGCAGCTCGCGCAATCGCTCGGCGCGCAAGCCGCGGATCGCGTCGCGAAGATGCAGCAGGCGAATGACGCGTGGCGTGCGAAGTACGACGAGTATGCGGCGCAGCGCGCGCAGATCGATGCGCAGAATCTGGCGCCGCAGGATCGCGACGCGCAGGTCGCGCAGCTGCGGCAGCGCTATTTCACGGAGCCGGGCGAGGCGCTGCGCGCGGCGTCGCTCGATCGCGGCGGCGCGGCGACGCAGACGCAATAG
- the pdxR gene encoding MocR-like pyridoxine biosynthesis transcription factor PdxR gives MDTVILSDWLAARLERHSAEPMYRQLLRLMQQAILSGELTPGTKLPSSRTLATDLAIARNTVLHVYDQLTTEGYVLTTTGSGTYVADTRPDAAAMRAQAGAHAHASDESLAARQRAHGALSTRGAQLIEHAGVSRRQWGAFMPGVPDVSEFPARTWSRLQARLWKEANPELLTYAPGGGYRPLRRALSDYLRVARSVKCSPDQIIITTGIHQSIDLSVRLLADVGDRAWVEEPCYWGVRSVLQAAGLVLAPVPVDHEGLAPRAQDLKHPPRLALVTPSHQYPLGMVMSLARRRMLLEYARQHQCWIIEDDYDSEFRYGSRPLASLQGLDDAGRVIYVGSLGKMLFPSLRLGYMVVPEHLVETFRTGLSELYREGQLMQQAVLAEFIMDGYLTSHVRRMRALYGERRQLLIDAIRARFGDALPVMGDEAGLHLVIGLPNGCDDRAITQTAFDAGVIVRPLTTYYNHAQTAREGLLLGYACVPNERIAPAFDTLAQTIEVHLDRSGKRRVA, from the coding sequence TTGGACACCGTGATCCTCTCCGACTGGCTCGCCGCGCGGCTCGAGCGGCACTCGGCCGAGCCGATGTACCGGCAACTGCTGCGCTTGATGCAGCAGGCGATCCTGTCGGGGGAGCTCACGCCCGGCACCAAGCTGCCGAGCTCGCGCACGCTCGCGACCGATCTCGCGATCGCGCGCAATACCGTGCTGCACGTGTACGACCAGTTGACGACCGAAGGCTACGTGCTGACGACGACGGGCAGCGGCACCTACGTCGCCGATACGCGCCCCGACGCCGCGGCGATGCGCGCACAAGCCGGCGCGCACGCGCACGCGTCGGACGAGTCGCTCGCCGCGCGGCAGCGCGCGCACGGCGCGCTGTCGACGCGCGGCGCGCAGCTCATCGAGCACGCGGGCGTGTCGCGCCGCCAGTGGGGGGCGTTCATGCCGGGCGTGCCTGACGTGTCGGAGTTTCCGGCGCGCACGTGGAGCCGCTTGCAGGCGCGGCTGTGGAAGGAAGCGAATCCCGAGCTGCTCACCTACGCGCCGGGCGGCGGCTACCGGCCGCTGCGCCGGGCGCTGTCGGACTATCTGCGCGTCGCGCGCTCAGTCAAATGCTCGCCCGACCAGATCATCATCACGACCGGAATTCATCAGTCGATCGACCTGTCGGTGCGGCTCCTCGCGGACGTCGGCGATCGCGCGTGGGTCGAGGAGCCATGCTACTGGGGCGTGCGCAGCGTGCTGCAAGCGGCGGGCCTCGTGCTCGCGCCCGTGCCCGTCGATCACGAAGGGCTCGCGCCGCGCGCGCAGGACCTGAAGCATCCGCCGCGGCTCGCGCTCGTCACGCCGTCGCATCAATATCCGCTCGGCATGGTGATGAGCCTCGCACGGCGGCGGATGCTGCTCGAATATGCACGGCAGCATCAATGCTGGATCATCGAGGACGATTACGACAGCGAGTTCCGCTACGGCAGCCGGCCGCTCGCGTCGCTGCAGGGGCTCGACGACGCGGGCCGCGTGATCTACGTCGGCAGCCTCGGCAAGATGCTGTTCCCGAGCCTGCGGCTCGGCTACATGGTGGTGCCCGAGCATCTCGTCGAAACGTTCAGGACGGGGCTGTCCGAGCTGTATCGCGAAGGACAGTTGATGCAACAGGCGGTGCTCGCCGAGTTCATCATGGACGGCTATCTGACGTCGCACGTGCGCCGGATGCGCGCGCTGTACGGCGAGCGCCGGCAGTTGCTGATCGATGCGATCCGCGCGCGCTTCGGCGACGCGCTGCCGGTGATGGGCGACGAAGCGGGCCTGCACCTCGTGATCGGACTGCCGAACGGCTGCGATGATCGTGCGATCACGCAAACCGCGTTCGACGCGGGCGTGATCGTGCGTCCGCTCACCACGTATTACAACCATGCGCAGACGGCGCGCGAGGGCTTGCTGCTCGGCTATGCGTGCGTGCCGAACGAGCGGATCGCGCCTGCGTTCGATACGCTCGCGCAAACAATCGAAGTGCATCTGGATCGAAGCGGGAAGCGGCGTGTCGCGTGA
- a CDS encoding ABC transporter ATP-binding protein — MKTDDAIVSFRGVRKTYDGETLVVKSLDLDIRRGEFLTLLGPSGSGKTTCLMMLAGFEFPTGGEIRLDGELLNHVPPHKRHIGMVFQNYALFPHLTVAQNVDYPLSVRRMPAAERKTRVAAALEMVRMERFAKRYPAQLSGGQQQRIALARALVFEPKLVLMDEPLGALDKQLREHMQYELKALHEKLGLTFVYVTHDQGEALTMSDRVAVFDKGVVQQLDTVDRLYESPCNEFVANFIGDSNRLRGTVASVNGEFCEFRLDDGTRLVGLNAGSAQAGAAGVACIRPERMSVAPGGGRAANGAANALSGEARSLIYFGDHVRMRCALPGQDECFVKVPLGTGALDAFTPGAPISLEFRPEHLRVFA, encoded by the coding sequence ATGAAGACCGATGATGCGATCGTCAGCTTTCGCGGCGTGCGCAAGACCTACGACGGCGAAACGCTCGTCGTCAAATCGCTCGATCTGGACATCCGGCGCGGCGAATTCCTGACGCTGCTCGGGCCGTCCGGCTCGGGCAAGACCACGTGCCTGATGATGCTCGCGGGTTTCGAATTCCCGACGGGCGGCGAGATTCGCCTCGACGGCGAGCTGCTGAACCACGTGCCGCCGCATAAGCGCCACATCGGCATGGTGTTCCAGAATTACGCGCTCTTTCCTCATCTGACCGTCGCGCAGAACGTCGACTATCCGCTGAGCGTGCGCCGGATGCCCGCCGCCGAGCGCAAGACGCGCGTCGCCGCCGCGCTCGAGATGGTGCGGATGGAGCGCTTCGCGAAGCGCTATCCGGCGCAGCTGTCGGGCGGCCAGCAGCAGCGGATCGCGCTCGCGCGCGCGCTCGTGTTCGAGCCGAAGCTCGTGCTGATGGACGAACCGCTCGGCGCGCTCGACAAGCAACTGCGCGAACACATGCAGTACGAACTGAAGGCGCTGCACGAAAAGCTCGGGCTGACCTTCGTCTACGTGACGCACGATCAGGGCGAGGCGCTGACGATGTCCGATCGCGTCGCGGTGTTCGACAAGGGCGTCGTGCAGCAGCTCGACACCGTCGATCGGCTCTATGAATCGCCGTGCAACGAATTCGTCGCGAATTTCATCGGCGACAGCAACCGGCTGCGCGGCACCGTCGCGAGCGTGAACGGCGAGTTCTGCGAATTCCGGCTCGACGACGGCACGCGTCTCGTCGGCCTGAACGCAGGCAGCGCGCAAGCGGGCGCGGCGGGCGTCGCGTGCATCCGCCCCGAGCGGATGAGCGTCGCGCCGGGCGGCGGCCGCGCGGCGAACGGTGCGGCAAACGCGCTGTCCGGCGAAGCGCGCAGTCTCATCTACTTCGGCGACCACGTGCGGATGCGCTGCGCGCTGCCGGGGCAGGACGAATGCTTCGTCAAGGTGCCGCTCGGCACGGGCGCGCTCGACGCGTTCACGCCGGGCGCGCCGATCTCGCTCGAGTTCCGGCCCGAGCATCTGCGGGTTTTCGCATGA
- a CDS encoding ABC transporter substrate-binding protein, which yields MDHTFSTPRRAVALLSLAAFCTAAGAAELTVVNFGGANGDAQKAAFNQPFEKATGNKVTTVEYNGEQAKVKAMVEAKHVNWDVVEVESGDLNRGCDEGLYEKLDWTKIAKQSDLIPESPQTCGVGFFVWSTALAYNADKLKSAPAGWADFWDVKKFPGKRGMRKGARYNLEFALMADGVAPKDVYKALATKAGQDRAFKKLDELKPNIQWWEAGAQPPQFLVAGDVVMSTAYNGRIGAAQKEGKNLKVVWSGSIYDLDYWAIPKGSPNKALAEQYIAYTLSPKPQQAYAQHISYGPANVAAIKALDAKTLANLPNSPANGKNAVLQNITFWTDHGDELEQRFAAWASK from the coding sequence ATGGACCACACGTTCTCCACGCCGCGCCGCGCGGTCGCGCTGCTGTCGCTCGCCGCGTTCTGCACGGCGGCGGGCGCGGCCGAGCTGACCGTCGTCAACTTCGGCGGCGCGAACGGCGACGCGCAGAAGGCCGCGTTCAACCAGCCGTTCGAGAAGGCGACCGGCAACAAGGTCACGACCGTCGAGTACAACGGCGAGCAGGCGAAGGTGAAGGCGATGGTCGAGGCGAAGCACGTGAACTGGGACGTCGTCGAGGTCGAATCGGGCGATCTGAATCGCGGCTGCGACGAAGGGCTGTACGAGAAGCTCGACTGGACGAAGATCGCAAAGCAGTCCGATCTGATTCCCGAATCGCCGCAAACGTGCGGCGTCGGTTTCTTCGTCTGGTCGACGGCGCTTGCGTACAACGCGGACAAGCTGAAGAGCGCGCCCGCCGGCTGGGCCGATTTCTGGGACGTGAAGAAATTCCCGGGCAAGCGCGGGATGCGCAAGGGCGCGCGCTACAACCTCGAGTTCGCGCTGATGGCGGACGGCGTCGCGCCGAAGGACGTCTACAAGGCGCTCGCGACGAAGGCGGGCCAGGACCGCGCGTTCAAGAAGCTCGACGAGCTGAAGCCGAACATCCAGTGGTGGGAGGCGGGCGCGCAGCCGCCGCAGTTTCTCGTCGCGGGCGATGTGGTGATGTCGACCGCGTACAACGGCCGGATCGGCGCCGCGCAAAAGGAAGGGAAGAACCTCAAGGTCGTCTGGAGCGGCAGCATCTACGATCTGGACTACTGGGCGATTCCCAAAGGCTCGCCGAACAAGGCGCTCGCCGAGCAGTACATCGCGTACACGCTCTCGCCTAAGCCGCAGCAGGCCTATGCGCAGCACATCTCGTACGGCCCCGCGAACGTCGCCGCGATCAAGGCGCTCGACGCGAAGACGCTTGCGAACCTGCCGAATTCGCCGGCGAACGGCAAGAACGCGGTACTGCAGAACATCACGTTCTGGACCGATCACGGCGACGAGCTCGAGCAGCGCTTCGCCGCGTGGGCGTCGAAGTGA
- a CDS encoding ABC transporter permease, with translation MTIATQSAPPAQSLKRELKAAEARKRATALLLVAPLAIFLLLVFVVPIGALLTRAVQNPEIATALPHTVAALSSWDRKAPPADAAYAALAADLTRIADGEAMGALARRLNTEIPGYRSLVAKTARAMPLTRDANAPLAPAQVRAKLIELDERWGDPAYWQAIAKNGSRYSPFYLLAALDHRQDGFGSVVPADPDQAIYLAIFGRTLLIGFAVTLFALALGYPLAYWISTLPERRANLAMILVLIPFWTSVLVRVAAWIVLLQSEGLVNRALIDVGLISQPLALLFNRVGVYISMTHILLPFMILPLYSVMKSIPPSYQRAAVSLGSHPFAAFWRVYVPQTYPGVGAGALLVFILAIGYYITPALLGGPNDQMVSYYVAYFTNVTINWGMACALGGLLLAATLVLYAVYGRFTRSQPSLG, from the coding sequence ATGACGATCGCTACGCAGTCGGCGCCGCCGGCTCAATCGCTCAAGCGTGAACTGAAAGCGGCCGAGGCCAGGAAGCGCGCGACGGCGCTCTTGCTCGTCGCGCCGCTCGCGATATTCCTGCTGCTCGTGTTCGTGGTGCCGATCGGCGCGCTGCTCACGCGCGCCGTGCAGAATCCCGAGATCGCGACCGCGCTGCCGCACACGGTGGCCGCGCTGTCGAGCTGGGACCGCAAGGCGCCGCCCGCCGATGCCGCGTACGCGGCGCTTGCCGCCGACCTCACGCGGATCGCCGACGGCGAGGCGATGGGTGCGCTCGCGCGACGCCTGAACACCGAGATTCCCGGCTATCGGTCGCTCGTCGCGAAGACCGCGCGCGCGATGCCGTTGACGCGTGACGCAAACGCGCCGCTCGCGCCGGCCCAGGTACGCGCGAAGCTGATCGAGCTCGACGAGCGCTGGGGCGATCCGGCGTACTGGCAGGCGATCGCGAAGAACGGCAGCCGCTATTCGCCGTTCTATCTGCTCGCGGCGCTCGACCACCGGCAGGACGGCTTCGGCAGCGTCGTGCCCGCCGATCCCGATCAAGCGATCTATCTCGCGATCTTCGGCCGCACGCTGCTGATCGGCTTCGCGGTCACGCTGTTCGCGCTCGCGCTCGGTTATCCGCTCGCATACTGGATCTCGACGTTGCCCGAGCGCCGCGCGAATCTCGCGATGATTCTCGTGCTGATTCCGTTCTGGACGTCGGTGCTCGTGCGCGTGGCCGCGTGGATCGTGCTGCTGCAAAGCGAGGGGCTCGTCAATCGCGCGCTGATCGACGTCGGGCTGATCTCGCAGCCGCTCGCGCTGCTGTTCAATCGCGTCGGCGTGTACATCTCGATGACGCACATCTTGCTGCCGTTCATGATCCTGCCGCTCTACAGCGTGATGAAGTCGATTCCGCCGAGCTATCAGCGCGCGGCCGTGTCGCTCGGCAGCCATCCGTTCGCCGCGTTCTGGCGCGTGTACGTGCCGCAGACCTATCCGGGCGTGGGCGCGGGCGCGCTGCTCGTGTTCATCCTCGCGATCGGCTACTACATCACGCCCGCATTGCTTGGCGGTCCGAATGATCAGATGGTCAGCTACTACGTCGCGTACTTCACGAACGTGACGATCAACTGGGGGATGGCGTGCGCGCTCGGCGGCCTGTTGCTCGCCGCGACGCTCGTGCTTTACGCGGTGTACGGCCGCTTCACGCGTTCGCAACCGAGCCTCGGTTGA
- a CDS encoding ABC transporter permease, with amino-acid sequence MKLLAKPLFAPHMSVVERAWYFALRGLVVLTLLYLILPVLAIVPLSFSSSTFLVYPMPGFSMRWYENLLASDEWRMAAKNSFIVAPAATLVATVLGTLAAIGLTKADFRGKGLLMAVLLSPMIVPVVVVGVGMYLFFAPLGLANTYTGLICAHAAIGVPFVVTTVAATLQGFNQNLVRASLSLGANPLTTFFRVTLPVIAPGVMSGALFAFATSFDEVVVTLFLAGADQTTLPRQMFTGIRENISPTIAALATILIVFSTCLLLALEWLRGRNAKRAVS; translated from the coding sequence ATGAAACTGCTTGCGAAGCCGCTCTTTGCGCCGCACATGTCGGTGGTCGAGCGCGCGTGGTATTTCGCGCTGCGCGGCCTCGTCGTGCTGACGCTGCTGTATCTGATCCTGCCTGTGCTCGCGATCGTGCCGCTGTCGTTCTCGTCGAGCACGTTCCTCGTCTATCCGATGCCGGGCTTCTCGATGCGCTGGTACGAGAACCTGCTCGCGTCCGACGAGTGGCGGATGGCCGCGAAGAACAGCTTCATCGTCGCGCCGGCGGCGACGCTCGTCGCCACCGTGCTCGGCACGCTCGCCGCGATCGGCCTCACGAAGGCGGACTTTCGCGGCAAGGGCCTGCTGATGGCGGTGCTGCTGTCGCCGATGATCGTGCCCGTCGTCGTGGTGGGCGTCGGCATGTATCTGTTCTTCGCGCCGCTCGGCCTTGCGAACACGTACACGGGGCTCATCTGCGCGCATGCGGCGATCGGCGTGCCGTTCGTCGTGACGACCGTCGCGGCGACGCTGCAGGGATTCAACCAGAATCTCGTGCGTGCGAGCCTGTCGCTCGGCGCGAATCCGCTGACGACGTTCTTTCGCGTGACGCTGCCCGTGATCGCGCCGGGCGTGATGTCGGGCGCGCTGTTCGCGTTCGCGACGTCGTTCGACGAAGTGGTCGTCACGCTGTTCCTCGCGGGCGCCGACCAGACGACGCTGCCGCGCCAGATGTTCACCGGCATTCGCGAGAACATCAGCCCGACGATCGCCGCGCTCGCGACGATCCTCATCGTGTTCTCGACCTGTCTGCTGCTTGCGCTCGAATGGCTGCGCGGGCGCAATGCGAAGCGCGCGGTGAGTTGA
- a CDS encoding S53 family peptidase, with protein MNRTADFALTLSPLCRRLACVWPLAFAAGVAYGATDWVDTHTQAFLNHAQIETLARNANAASLEVAPGEAAHVVVSLKLRNAEQLKAIARNVNDPHSSQYRQFITSAQFLSNYAPTNAQVKQVVDYLRKSGFVDIRVAPNRMLVSARGTAGTVKQAFNTSLVNFEYAGRSGFANASSAQVPRALGDVVGSVLGLQNVARARPLSKIGAIAKPQALASGTATGHYPSEFPALYDATGVPTATNATVGIMTIGGVSQALSDLQQFTSANGYPDVSTQTVQTNGSGGNYGDDQEGQGEWDLDSQSIVGSAGGQVGQLIFYMADLNASGNTGLTQAFNQAVSDNAAKVINVSLGWCETDANADGTLSAEEQIFTQAAAQGQTFAVSSGDEGVYECNNRGYPDGSNYSVSWPASSPHVLAIGGTTLYTSSSGAFSNETVWNEGLDGNGKLWATGGGISTILPNPSWQSGSHRKLPDVSFDAAQSTGAYIYNYGQLQQIGGTSLSAPIFSGFWARILSANGANLGFPAARFYHSILTHASLVRYDITSGNNGYQGYGYNASKGWDYPTGWGSIDISNLNQLIRSGGFN; from the coding sequence ATGAACAGGACCGCCGATTTTGCACTCACCCTCTCCCCGCTGTGCAGGCGCCTTGCCTGCGTGTGGCCGCTCGCGTTCGCCGCCGGCGTCGCATACGGCGCGACGGATTGGGTCGATACGCACACCCAAGCTTTCTTGAATCACGCGCAGATCGAGACGCTCGCCCGCAACGCGAACGCCGCGTCGCTCGAAGTCGCGCCCGGCGAAGCGGCGCACGTCGTGGTCAGCCTGAAGCTGCGCAATGCCGAGCAACTGAAGGCCATCGCGCGCAACGTCAACGATCCGCATAGCTCGCAGTACCGGCAATTCATCACGAGCGCGCAGTTCCTGTCGAACTACGCGCCCACCAACGCGCAGGTGAAACAAGTCGTCGACTATCTGCGCAAGAGCGGCTTCGTCGACATTCGCGTCGCGCCGAACCGCATGCTAGTCTCCGCGCGCGGCACCGCGGGCACGGTGAAGCAAGCGTTCAACACGTCGCTCGTGAACTTCGAATACGCGGGCCGCTCGGGCTTTGCGAACGCGTCGAGCGCGCAAGTGCCGCGCGCGCTCGGCGATGTCGTCGGCTCCGTGCTCGGCCTGCAGAACGTCGCGCGCGCGCGGCCGCTCTCGAAGATCGGCGCGATCGCGAAGCCGCAGGCGCTCGCGTCCGGCACGGCGACGGGCCACTATCCGTCTGAATTCCCCGCGCTCTACGACGCGACCGGCGTGCCGACCGCAACGAACGCGACGGTCGGCATCATGACGATCGGCGGCGTGTCGCAAGCGTTGTCGGATCTGCAGCAGTTCACGAGCGCGAACGGCTATCCGGACGTGTCGACGCAAACCGTACAGACCAACGGCTCGGGCGGCAACTACGGCGACGATCAGGAAGGCCAGGGCGAATGGGATCTCGACAGCCAGTCGATCGTCGGCTCCGCGGGCGGTCAGGTCGGACAACTGATCTTCTACATGGCCGACCTCAACGCGTCGGGCAACACCGGCCTCACGCAGGCGTTCAACCAGGCCGTGTCGGACAATGCGGCGAAAGTGATCAACGTGTCGCTCGGCTGGTGCGAGACCGACGCGAACGCCGACGGCACGCTCTCCGCCGAGGAGCAGATCTTCACGCAGGCAGCCGCGCAGGGCCAGACGTTCGCGGTGTCGTCAGGCGACGAAGGCGTCTACGAATGCAACAACCGCGGCTATCCGGACGGTTCGAACTACTCGGTATCGTGGCCCGCGTCGTCGCCGCACGTGCTCGCGATCGGCGGCACGACGCTCTACACGTCGTCGTCGGGCGCGTTCTCGAACGAAACCGTGTGGAACGAAGGGCTCGACGGCAACGGCAAGCTGTGGGCGACGGGCGGCGGCATCAGCACGATCCTGCCGAATCCGTCGTGGCAGTCGGGCAGCCACCGCAAACTGCCCGACGTGTCGTTCGACGCCGCGCAAAGCACCGGCGCCTACATCTACAACTACGGCCAGTTGCAGCAGATCGGCGGCACGAGCCTGTCCGCGCCGATCTTCAGCGGCTTCTGGGCGCGAATCCTGTCGGCGAACGGCGCGAACCTCGGCTTCCCGGCCGCGCGCTTCTATCACTCGATCCTGACGCACGCGTCGCTCGTGCGCTACGACATCACGTCCGGCAACAACGGCTATCAGGGCTACGGCTACAACGCGTCGAAGGGCTGGGACTACCCGACCGGCTGGGGCAGCATCGACATCTCGAACCTGAACCAACTGATCCGCTCGGGCGGCTTCAATTGA
- a CDS encoding DJ-1/PfpI family protein: MRSTDLYRIGIVVYDGVDLLDVAVPHELFDWLARIEPDVNPDAPRRETHLISLDGPSVTTRDRVTLGGDLPSFRDCEHIDLLWVPGGEPAELQRLMLDSARMDFLARQAALADYAASVCEGALLAAAAGYLDGYKATTHWAFRSCLALFPRIDVVPGYPRYVVDRTRITGGGISSGLDEALQIIALLSGELVARKVQLSIQYNPIPPFSDGDPSVARPPVLAPGEGGTCAFPGMAQTIARVLAERLGHR, translated from the coding sequence ATGCGATCAACTGATCTCTATCGAATCGGCATCGTCGTCTATGACGGCGTGGATCTGCTCGACGTCGCGGTGCCGCACGAACTGTTCGACTGGTTGGCGCGGATCGAGCCCGACGTGAACCCCGACGCGCCGCGTCGCGAAACGCACCTGATCTCGCTCGACGGGCCGTCCGTCACGACGCGCGACCGTGTGACGCTCGGCGGCGATCTGCCGAGCTTTCGCGATTGCGAGCACATCGATCTGCTCTGGGTGCCGGGGGGCGAGCCCGCCGAGTTGCAGCGCCTGATGCTCGATTCGGCGCGCATGGATTTCCTGGCGCGGCAGGCGGCGTTGGCGGACTATGCGGCTTCGGTGTGCGAGGGCGCGCTGCTCGCCGCCGCGGCCGGTTATCTGGACGGCTACAAGGCGACCACGCATTGGGCGTTTCGCTCCTGCCTCGCGCTGTTTCCGCGCATCGACGTGGTGCCGGGCTATCCGCGCTACGTCGTCGATCGCACGCGCATCACGGGCGGCGGCATATCGTCGGGGCTCGATGAAGCGCTGCAAATCATCGCGCTGCTGTCCGGCGAGCTCGTCGCCCGCAAGGTCCAGCTCAGCATCCAGTACAACCCCATTCCCCCATTTTCCGATGGCGATCCTTCAGTCGCTCGCCCGCCCGTGCTCGCGCCGGGCGAGGGCGGCACGTGCGCGTTTCCCGGCATGGCGCAGACCATCGCCCGGGTGCTCGCCGAACGGCTCGGTCATCGGTGA